One genomic region from Bacillota bacterium encodes:
- a CDS encoding (2Fe-2S)-binding protein, with the protein MNMVNLKIDGVEVQVQKGMTILEAANQAGINIPNLCYCEGLKPDGACRICVVEVEKANGLVCSCSTAAGEGMVVYTESPRIVEARRTILSLIWANHPYNCLTCEKAGNCKLQDYSYRYGITDEDIEVYADTGKRQGLDDSGKFYVYDRSKCILCGKCVRVCAEASVVSAIGRSDRGSKTRITPPFGRPLEDSECVSCGNCVSYCPTGALSAKKPVKYREWEVKRVDTTCTYCGV; encoded by the coding sequence ACGGTGTGGAAGTTCAAGTACAAAAAGGTATGACCATACTTGAAGCTGCGAACCAAGCCGGTATCAATATACCTAACCTGTGTTACTGCGAGGGATTGAAGCCGGACGGCGCCTGCAGGATATGTGTTGTGGAAGTGGAGAAAGCGAACGGGCTTGTCTGCTCTTGTTCAACGGCAGCAGGTGAAGGTATGGTGGTTTATACCGAGAGTCCCAGGATAGTTGAAGCAAGAAGAACTATTCTCAGCCTTATTTGGGCAAACCACCCGTATAACTGCCTGACCTGCGAAAAGGCAGGAAACTGCAAACTGCAGGACTACAGCTACAGGTACGGTATAACCGATGAGGATATAGAGGTATATGCCGATACCGGAAAGAGACAGGGTCTGGATGACAGCGGTAAGTTCTATGTCTATGACCGGAGCAAGTGCATACTCTGCGGTAAATGTGTAAGGGTCTGCGCCGAAGCTTCGGTGGTATCCGCCATAGGGCGTTCGGATAGAGGTTCCAAGACCCGCATCACTCCCCCCTTCGGCAGGCCCCTTGAAGATTCAGAATGCGTATCGTGCGGCAACTGTGTATCCTACTGTCCTACGGGAGCATTATCGGCGAAGAAGCCGGTAAAATACAGGGAATGGGAAGTAAAACGTGTGGACACCACCTGTACTTACTGCGGCGTAG